A portion of the Sphaerochaeta pleomorpha str. Grapes genome contains these proteins:
- a CDS encoding alpha/beta fold hydrolase, whose product MKKNRKIGWIVGYLVCLVFISVGTSCAHTARLVDESGNPLALAVDSREKIDLNGTKQRIYIAGASEDNPVILWLDGGPGGSEVGWVRTYLAPLHEQFTIVCWDQRGTAGSYAAAKDGLLVEQYVQDVISLSNYLADRFNQEKIVLMGHSWGSVIGLLAAQENPGLFHAYIGAGQQINSIENDTLGWQMVLKGARASEDHKTVALMEKIGRPPYLKTLEDGSVVPDGQKYFEVLSRLFEFSPHAPADASFRSEKMFLAPEHSFADRINLVRGLLRGVKEVYPQLAYLDFEKDVKRLDCPLFLVNGRYDMSCVSTIAERWFNTVEAPYKELLWLEESGHNGVYTESKKFMEFMTEKVLPLATT is encoded by the coding sequence ATGAAGAAAAATAGAAAAATTGGTTGGATAGTCGGATATTTGGTTTGCTTGGTTTTTATCAGTGTTGGTACGTCTTGCGCACATACTGCAAGGTTGGTTGACGAAAGTGGTAATCCCCTTGCGCTGGCGGTAGACTCCAGGGAAAAAATCGACCTCAATGGAACCAAGCAAAGAATCTATATAGCAGGAGCCTCTGAGGATAATCCAGTTATTCTTTGGCTTGACGGAGGACCCGGTGGATCGGAAGTCGGTTGGGTTCGGACGTATCTTGCTCCATTACATGAGCAATTCACGATAGTTTGCTGGGATCAGAGGGGGACAGCGGGAAGTTATGCTGCTGCAAAGGATGGCCTGCTGGTCGAGCAATACGTTCAAGATGTTATAAGCCTTTCTAATTATCTTGCCGATCGGTTCAATCAGGAAAAAATAGTTCTGATGGGCCATTCCTGGGGATCAGTAATCGGCTTGCTCGCTGCACAGGAGAATCCTGGACTCTTTCATGCCTATATCGGAGCAGGCCAACAGATCAATTCAATCGAGAACGATACTCTTGGATGGCAGATGGTCCTGAAAGGGGCCCGTGCGTCTGAAGACCACAAGACGGTTGCGCTGATGGAGAAAATTGGACGTCCCCCCTATTTGAAAACCCTTGAGGACGGATCTGTCGTCCCTGACGGGCAGAAATATTTTGAAGTCCTCAGTCGTTTGTTCGAATTCAGTCCACATGCTCCCGCTGATGCTTCTTTCCGTTCAGAAAAAATGTTCCTCGCGCCTGAACATTCGTTTGCAGATCGAATCAACCTGGTAAGGGGTTTGCTCAGGGGAGTCAAGGAAGTGTACCCGCAACTGGCATATCTTGATTTTGAAAAAGACGTGAAGCGTCTTGATTGCCCTCTTTTCCTTGTCAATGGCCGATACGATATGAGTTGCGTTTCTACAATCGCGGAACGCTGGTTCAATACGGTGGAGGCCCCGTATAAGGAGTTGCTGTGGCTTGAAGAATCTGGACATAATGGAGTCTATACCGAAAGCAAAAAGTTCATGGAATTTATGACAGAAAAAGTACTTCCCTTGGCAACGACCTAG
- a CDS encoding nucleoside kinase: MNMKDIQITIGEKIQTVAMGTTVEELLIATNYIDTSTGHSYFDNPYIGALVNHELQSCAKILTSNCSLEPVRLFGDMGKRMYRHTICYLLCSAVSMLFPDRKLVIGHSLGDGYYFSFDDEYTLETRDIAAISSTMQSLVEQNLPIEEISLPYSEALAYFNEKHFEQTSALLSTRNDPVVELYRLSGYLDISYEPLIGKTGLLQVWELKPYQEKGMLLRYPRSYDFLKLDTYKDNPLLFSVFKEYKAWGTILKVQSLGQLNRMGNQNTVGSFIRLAEALQQKKISSIADKINEHGNVKFILIAGPSSSGKTTFAYKLCTQLQVLGKKTVKISLDNYYLDIKQVPKDEYNKPDLEALEAIDVAQFQKDLGLLSEGNSVHLPIFNFKNATRTYEKEAVTMDKRTLLVIEGIHGMNPQLISSIDRDMVFRIYISALTQLNLDDHNRISTTDNRLIRRMVRDNRTRGTNAETTLSMWPSVQRGENRYIFPYQNNADIMINSALDYELGVLAPFAEPLLKMVKPSQEMTYETARRLLRFLDNVNPIADTLVPQDSLLREFIGGSEFDVV; this comes from the coding sequence ATGAATATGAAAGATATACAGATCACTATCGGGGAAAAAATACAAACGGTTGCAATGGGAACAACAGTTGAAGAATTGTTAATTGCAACAAACTATATTGATACTTCAACCGGCCATTCCTACTTCGACAATCCCTATATCGGTGCCTTGGTTAACCATGAATTACAATCCTGTGCCAAAATACTGACGAGCAACTGCTCCCTGGAACCAGTCAGACTCTTTGGCGACATGGGAAAAAGAATGTACAGGCACACCATCTGCTACCTTCTCTGTAGTGCTGTCTCTATGCTTTTCCCTGACAGGAAACTGGTTATCGGCCATTCTTTGGGTGATGGGTACTACTTCAGTTTCGACGATGAATATACACTTGAAACCCGGGACATCGCCGCAATTTCCTCTACCATGCAAAGCCTTGTCGAACAAAATCTCCCCATCGAGGAAATAAGCCTACCCTACAGTGAAGCCCTTGCCTATTTCAATGAAAAGCATTTTGAGCAGACATCTGCCTTGCTATCCACCCGCAATGACCCTGTCGTCGAACTGTACCGTTTGAGTGGCTATCTGGATATATCCTACGAACCCCTGATTGGGAAAACCGGTCTCTTGCAGGTATGGGAACTAAAACCCTACCAAGAAAAAGGGATGCTGTTGCGCTATCCCCGTTCCTATGATTTCTTGAAACTCGACACCTATAAGGACAATCCGCTGTTATTCTCTGTTTTCAAGGAATACAAAGCCTGGGGGACAATCCTCAAAGTACAATCGCTTGGGCAACTGAATAGAATGGGAAACCAAAATACAGTAGGGTCCTTTATCAGGCTTGCCGAAGCCTTGCAGCAGAAAAAGATTTCCAGCATTGCCGATAAAATCAATGAGCATGGAAATGTAAAATTCATCCTCATTGCAGGACCGTCGTCCTCTGGTAAAACCACCTTTGCCTACAAACTCTGTACCCAACTGCAGGTACTTGGCAAAAAAACTGTAAAGATCTCCTTGGATAATTATTACCTGGATATCAAGCAGGTGCCCAAAGACGAATATAACAAACCCGACCTTGAAGCCCTGGAGGCTATCGATGTCGCCCAATTCCAGAAAGACCTTGGACTTCTCAGTGAAGGGAATTCAGTCCATCTGCCTATTTTTAACTTCAAGAATGCCACTCGAACCTATGAGAAAGAAGCTGTTACCATGGATAAGCGGACCCTCTTGGTAATCGAGGGGATCCATGGGATGAACCCACAACTTATCAGTTCGATTGACCGGGATATGGTATTCAGGATCTATATATCTGCGCTCACCCAATTGAATCTCGATGACCATAACAGGATCAGTACCACTGACAACCGCTTGATAAGAAGAATGGTTCGGGACAACAGGACCCGGGGAACCAACGCCGAGACTACACTCTCCATGTGGCCTTCGGTACAGAGAGGGGAGAACCGTTACATATTCCCTTACCAGAACAACGCAGATATCATGATCAATTCTGCTTTGGATTATGAACTGGGAGTCCTAGCCCCGTTTGCCGAACCTCTATTGAAAATGGTAAAGCCTTCCCAGGAGATGACCTACGAGACAGCCAGACGACTCCTCAGGTTCCTTGATAATGTAAACCCTATTGCAGACACCCTGGTTCCCCAAGACTCCTTGCTCAGGGAATTCATAGGAGGAAGCGAATTCGATGTTGTCTAG